The Populus nigra chromosome 19, ddPopNigr1.1, whole genome shotgun sequence genome includes a window with the following:
- the LOC133680175 gene encoding UDP-glycosyltransferase 84B1-like, giving the protein MWKAEDTCIEWLNKEAPSSVIYVSFGSLVFLSAKQMECMAKALKNSNNPFIWAVKKPDLTEPHGAGQLPLGFLEERKDQGVVVSWSPQTKVLAHPAIACFIIHCGWNSMLETIAAGVPVIAYPKWSDQPTNAKLIVDVFRIGLRLRANQDGIVSNEELVRKIDVLERSWTDQSLWSLNPMQGN; this is encoded by the coding sequence ATGTGGAAAGCAGAAGATACTTGCATTGAATGGTTAAACAAGGAAGCCCCTTCTTCAGTTATATACGTATCTTTTGGAAGCCTTGTTTTCTTATCAGCCAAACAAATGGAGTGCATGGCGAAAGCCCTGAAGAACAGTAACAATCCATTTATTTGGGCGGTTAAGAAACCAGACTTAACAGAACCTCATGGTGCAGGACAATTGCCATTAGGATTCTTGGAGGAGAGGAAAGACCAAGGGGTGGTTGTATCATGGTCTCCACAAACCAAAGTTTTAGCCCACCCAGCCATTGCGTGTTTTATAATTCATTGTGGATGGAATTCTATGTTAGAAACAATTGCTGCGGGCGTGCCGGTGATTGCATACCCCAAGTGGAGTGACCAGCCAACAAATGCAAAACttattgttgatgtttttcGCATTGGTCTAAGGCTTAGAGCAAATCAAGATGGGATTGTTAGCAATGAGGAATTAGTTAGAAAGATCGATGTATTAGAGAGATCATGGACGGACCAAAGTCTGTGGAGCTTAAATCCAATGCAAGGGAATTGA
- the LOC133679788 gene encoding gallate 1-beta-glucosyltransferase 84A24-like gives MVSKSLGHLFLVSFPGQGHVNPLLRLGKILASKGFLVTFSTTETTGKEMREASDIIDKLTPFGDGFIRFEFFEDGWKEDEPRHQDLDQYLLQLELVGKQVIPQMIKKNAEQGRPVSCLINNPFIPWVTDVATSLGLPSAMLWVQSCACFASYYHYYHGAVPFPDEEHPEIDVQLPWMPLLKHDEIPSFLYPTTPYPFLRRAILGQYKNLDRPFCILMETFEELEPELIKHMSEIFPIKTVGPLFRNPKVIKTTVHGDFLKADDCIEWLDTKPPSSVVYVSFGSVVQLKQDQWNEMACGLLNSGVSFLLVMKPPHKDSGNDLLVLPDGLLEKAGDRGNVVQWSPQEKVLAHPSVACFVTHCGWNSTMEALTSGMPVVAFPQWGDQVTNAKYLVDIFKVGVRLCRGEAENKLITRDEIEKCLLEATVGPKAVEMKQNAMKWKEAAEAAVAEGGSSDWNIRYFTDDIVKANESEIAGKCIGSNEFPVAVVVKSNEKVAELVG, from the coding sequence ATGGTTTCCAAGTCTCTTGGCCATCTCTTCCTTGTTTCTTTCCCAGGCCAAGGCCATGTAAATCCTTTACTTAGACTTGGAAAAATTCTTGCCTCCAAAGGCTTCCTTGTCACCTTCTCCACCACTGAAACCACTGGCAAAGAGATGAGAGAAGCCAGTGACATCATAGATAAGCTAACCCCGTTTGGTGATGGCTTTATCCGGTTTGAATTCTTTGAAGATGGATGGAAAGAGGACGAGCCTAGGCACCAAGACCTTGATCAATACTTACTTCAACTTGAGCTTGTTGGTAAACAAGTAATTCCTCAAATGATCAAGAAAAATGCAGAGCAAGGGCGGCCTGTTTCTTGCCTCATAAACAACCCTTTCATTCCTTGGGTTACAGATGTGGCCACAAGTCTAGGTCTCCCTTCTGCAATGCTTTGGGTTCAATCCTGCGCTTGTTTCGCCTCATATTACCATTACTATCACGGTGCTGTACCTTTCCCTGATGAGGAGCACCCCGAGATAGATGTCCAACTACCATGGATGCCTCTCCTAAAACATGATGAAATTCCTAGTTTCTTATATCCTACAACTCCTTATCCTTTCTTGAGGAGGGCTATTTTAGGTCAGTACAAAAATCTTGACAGGCCATTTTGCATCCTGATGGAAACATTCGAAGAGCTTGAACCAGAGCTTATCAAGCACATGTCCGAAATCTTCCCCATCAAGACCGTTGGGCCACTATTCAGAAATCCTAAGGTAATAAAGACAACGGTCCATGGAGACTTCCTGAAGGCAGATGATTGCATCGAATGGCTTGACACAAAGCCACCTTCATCAGTTGTTTATGTGTCTTTCGGTAGTGTCGTACAATTGAAGCAAGACCAATGGAACGAGATGGCTTGTGGGTTACTGAATTCGGGCGTCTCTTTCTTGTTAGTTATGAAACCACCCCACAAAGATTCAGGAAATGACCTCCTTGTTCTGCCAGATGGGTTATTGGAGAAAGCAGGAGACAGGGGCAATGTGGTGCAATGGAGTCCTCAAGAGAAGGTTTTAGCTCACCCATCAGTTGCGTGCTTTGTAACACATTGTGGGTGGAACTCTACTATGGAAGCACTCACATCAGGCATGCCAGTGGTGGCTTTCCCTCAATGGGGTGATCAAGTAACTAATGCAAAATATTTGGTCGACATCTTTAAGGTTGGTGTGAGATTGTGCCGCGGAGAAGCAGAGAACAAACTGATTACTCGTGATGAGATAGAGAAATGCTTGTTGGAGGCCACAGTGGGACCTAAGGCAGTGGAAATGAAGCAGAATGCAATGAAATGGAAGGAGGCAGCCGAGGCAGCAGTGGCTGAGGGTGGTTCCTCCGACTGGAATATACGATATTTTACTGACGATATTGTAAAAGCGAATGAGTCTGAGATTGCTGGGAAGTGCATTGGTTCTAATGAGTTTCCAGTGGCGGTAGTGGTGAAGTCCAACGAGAAAGTGGCTGAACTGGTGGGGTGA